The proteins below come from a single Fodinicola acaciae genomic window:
- a CDS encoding sensor histidine kinase, with protein sequence MADLTALPPRRTFPAAWRRLPAPAQDLLIAAAAAAAVALLIALDDRVPAGPLSYAYVLAVCAPLAVRRRLPLVAAVGCAAMVTVADWLRWPVFQGGVLVLVVGLTIASAAYYLENGRILLAAGAAAWTTASFLLHPNGNPVRAADIAMMVGVGLFPVAIGYAFRLHRDRAEQVLRLHRAQERQRKAEEREQLARDMHDTLGHHLSAIRVQAIGAQRGGSADGRRALGTIADISQHALKEVRQLLDHLREDPTIGDIPAMAARLTGTLDIAVSIVTDELPPDIELTAYRIVQESLTNTVRHSGAKHASVRIDQDPATLTITVDDDGEAGDGEPGNGLSGMAARVRAYGGTFRAGPKKPTGWRVRATIPVTP encoded by the coding sequence GTGGCCGATCTGACCGCTCTCCCGCCGCGCCGCACCTTCCCCGCGGCATGGCGGCGGCTGCCGGCGCCGGCGCAGGACCTGCTGATCGCGGCCGCCGCGGCGGCCGCGGTGGCGCTCCTCATCGCACTCGACGACCGCGTGCCGGCCGGTCCGCTGTCGTACGCGTATGTACTGGCCGTCTGCGCGCCGCTGGCCGTACGGCGAAGACTGCCGTTGGTCGCGGCCGTCGGATGCGCGGCGATGGTGACGGTCGCCGACTGGCTGCGCTGGCCGGTCTTCCAGGGCGGCGTGCTCGTGCTGGTCGTCGGCCTGACGATCGCCTCCGCCGCGTATTACCTGGAAAACGGGCGGATCCTGTTGGCGGCCGGCGCCGCCGCCTGGACGACCGCGAGCTTTCTCCTGCATCCCAACGGAAATCCGGTGCGCGCCGCGGACATCGCGATGATGGTCGGCGTCGGCCTGTTTCCGGTCGCGATCGGCTATGCGTTCCGGCTGCACCGCGACCGTGCCGAGCAGGTGCTACGGCTGCACCGCGCGCAGGAACGCCAGCGAAAAGCCGAAGAACGCGAACAGCTCGCACGCGACATGCACGACACTCTCGGCCATCATCTCAGCGCCATCCGCGTCCAGGCCATCGGCGCCCAACGCGGCGGCAGTGCGGACGGCAGACGCGCTCTTGGCACCATCGCCGACATTTCGCAGCACGCACTGAAAGAAGTCCGCCAATTGCTCGACCATCTCCGCGAGGACCCGACAATCGGCGACATTCCGGCGATGGCAGCGCGGCTGACGGGCACGCTCGACATAGCGGTCAGCATCGTGACCGACGAGCTGCCACCGGACATCGAGCTCACGGCGTATCGCATCGTGCAGGAATCGCTGACAAACACGGTCCGCCACTCCGGCGCGAAGCACGCGTCCGTACGCATCGACCAGGATCCGGCCACGTTGACGATCACCGTCGACGACGATGGTGAGGCTGGCGACGGCGAGCCGGGCAACGGCCTCAGCGGCATGGCTGCGCGCGTACGCGCATATGGCGGCACTTTCCGTGCGGGTCCGAAGAAACCGACCGGTTGGCGGGTGCGCGCGACGATTCCGGTGACGCCGTGA
- a CDS encoding amidase: MQPVVTTGMPTLVELVRQLADGRTTSKALVTAALTKIDATQSTLNAFRVVRHAAALREAEAADRRLAGGERLPLLGVPIAIKDDVDMAGEPTAFGCAGEFPPAEADCEAVRRLREAGAVIVGKTNSSELGQWPFTEGPAFGATRNPWHLDHSAGGSSGGSAAAVAAGLVPVAVGSDGAGSIRIPAAWNHLVGVKPQTGRVPTWPQKEPFNGLTVIGPIARTVEDAAVLFDVLAGTGDTYAAAAATTPDRLRIGLSFRIPYSIAPARLHPQIRAAVSGLAGALTALGHRVVTADPRYGVMGLAFLPRSLTGVYEWSQRVPERRLLDKRTRENGRTGWLLSGPALKMARAADAPLRKQLGSVFRDVDVVLTPTTALPPTRIGLFDGLNNFHTDRLMVGACPYTWPWNVLGWPGVNVPAGRTDGGLPIGAQLLGPADSEPLLLSVAAELQRARRWDAEKPPE, translated from the coding sequence ATGCAACCGGTCGTGACAACGGGGATGCCGACGCTCGTGGAGCTGGTCCGGCAGCTGGCCGATGGACGTACGACGTCGAAAGCGCTGGTCACGGCCGCGCTGACGAAGATCGACGCGACGCAGTCCACGCTGAACGCCTTCCGGGTCGTACGCCATGCGGCCGCGCTGCGAGAGGCCGAGGCCGCGGACCGGCGGCTGGCCGGCGGCGAGCGGTTGCCGCTGCTCGGCGTGCCGATCGCGATCAAGGACGACGTCGACATGGCCGGAGAGCCGACCGCTTTTGGCTGTGCCGGTGAGTTTCCGCCGGCCGAGGCGGACTGCGAGGCCGTACGGCGACTGCGCGAGGCCGGTGCGGTGATCGTCGGCAAGACCAACTCGTCTGAGCTGGGACAGTGGCCGTTCACCGAGGGCCCGGCCTTCGGCGCCACCCGCAATCCGTGGCATCTGGACCACAGCGCCGGCGGCTCCAGCGGCGGCTCGGCGGCGGCTGTCGCAGCTGGTCTGGTGCCGGTGGCGGTGGGGTCCGACGGCGCCGGGTCGATCCGCATCCCGGCCGCCTGGAACCACCTGGTCGGGGTGAAACCGCAGACCGGACGGGTGCCGACCTGGCCGCAGAAGGAGCCGTTCAACGGCCTCACCGTGATCGGTCCGATCGCGCGTACGGTCGAGGACGCGGCGGTGCTGTTCGACGTGCTGGCCGGCACCGGCGACACCTACGCGGCGGCCGCGGCGACGACGCCGGACCGGCTGCGGATCGGCCTGTCCTTCCGCATCCCGTACAGCATCGCGCCGGCTCGCCTGCATCCGCAGATCCGGGCCGCGGTGAGTGGCCTCGCCGGTGCGCTGACCGCGCTCGGCCACCGCGTCGTGACGGCAGACCCGCGCTATGGCGTGATGGGATTGGCGTTTCTGCCTCGGTCGCTGACCGGTGTCTACGAGTGGAGCCAGCGCGTGCCGGAGCGGCGGCTGCTCGACAAGCGCACCAGGGAGAACGGCCGGACCGGGTGGCTGCTCAGCGGACCGGCGTTGAAGATGGCGCGTGCCGCCGACGCGCCGCTTCGCAAGCAGCTCGGCTCGGTTTTCCGGGACGTCGACGTGGTGCTGACGCCGACGACCGCGCTGCCGCCGACCCGGATCGGCCTGTTCGACGGCCTGAACAACTTCCACACCGACCGGCTGATGGTCGGCGCCTGCCCGTACACCTGGCCGTGGAACGTGCTCGGCTGGCCGGGTGTCAACGTGCCCGCGGGTCGTACGGACGGCGGCCTGCCAATCGGCGCGCAGCTGCTCGGCCCGGCCGACAGTGAGCCGCTGTTGCTGTCGGTCGCCGCCGAACTGCAGCGCGCACGCCGCTGGGATGCGGAGAAACCGCCAGAGTGA
- a CDS encoding TetR/AcrR family transcriptional regulator yields MTAREAILRATLRIIGEHGVPALTNRRIAAEAGVSLGSLTYHFPSQTDVLRESMLLFAHEETARLAAIADRAAGGAPSLAEAAATVEQVLESMTFGREDIAPLELFLQAGRDHDLRGAAARCFEAYERLAVTVLTALDMPDPERLAGPVVALIAGLQLRRLATGEVGRTSPAVALTMLAAGAGL; encoded by the coding sequence GTGACCGCACGAGAAGCCATCCTCCGCGCGACGCTGCGGATCATCGGCGAGCACGGCGTGCCGGCGCTGACCAACCGCCGGATCGCCGCCGAGGCCGGTGTCTCGCTCGGCTCGCTGACCTACCATTTTCCCAGCCAGACCGACGTTTTACGGGAGAGCATGCTGCTGTTCGCGCACGAGGAGACGGCGCGGCTGGCGGCGATCGCGGACCGCGCCGCCGGTGGCGCGCCGAGCCTGGCGGAGGCGGCGGCGACGGTCGAGCAGGTGCTGGAGTCGATGACCTTCGGACGCGAGGACATCGCGCCGCTGGAGCTTTTCCTGCAGGCCGGCCGAGATCACGACCTGCGCGGCGCCGCGGCGCGGTGTTTCGAGGCGTACGAACGGCTTGCCGTCACCGTGCTGACCGCCTTGGACATGCCGGATCCGGAAAGGCTGGCCGGTCCGGTCGTCGCGCTGATCGCCGGCCTGCAGCTGCGCCGGCTGGCAACAGGCGAGGTCGGGCGTACGTCTCCGGCGGTCGCCCTGACGATGCTGGCGGCCGGCGCCGGTCTATGA
- a CDS encoding PadR family transcriptional regulator produces the protein MSLRHALLGLLHGAPASGYDLTKQFGERLERFAWHARHSQIYPELGKMLADDLIEVVEEGPRGRRTYAITDAGRAELREWMMRPPANPQVRRESLLRMFLLSTLDSEDARQLLARHAEAVRAESERLREVIATRFDGADDPDDPRWADRLIVEAGLRHAEASYAWTKWAMRLLETCGTR, from the coding sequence ATGTCGTTGCGGCACGCGCTGCTCGGCCTGCTGCACGGCGCGCCGGCCAGCGGTTACGACCTGACCAAGCAGTTCGGGGAGCGGCTGGAGCGCTTCGCCTGGCACGCCCGGCACAGCCAGATCTATCCCGAGCTCGGCAAGATGCTCGCCGACGACCTGATCGAGGTCGTCGAGGAGGGACCGCGCGGCCGGCGGACGTACGCGATCACCGACGCCGGCCGGGCGGAGCTGCGCGAGTGGATGATGCGTCCGCCGGCCAACCCGCAGGTGCGCCGCGAGAGCCTGCTGCGGATGTTCTTGCTGTCCACATTGGACAGCGAGGACGCGCGGCAGCTGTTGGCGCGGCACGCCGAGGCCGTACGCGCGGAGTCCGAGCGGCTGCGCGAGGTCATCGCCACGCGCTTCGACGGCGCCGACGATCCGGATGATCCGCGGTGGGCCGACCGGCTGATCGTCGAGGCCGGCCTGCGCCACGCCGAAGCGTCGTACGCCTGGACCAAGTGGGCAATGAGGCTGTTGGAAACCTGTGGCACGCGATAG
- a CDS encoding mycofactocin-coupled SDR family oxidoreductase, with product MSRLEGKIAFITGAGRGQGRAHAIRFAEEGADIIAVDICEQIATVPYPLATADELAQTAKEVEGLGRRIVTAKADVRDRDGLRAAFDDGVRKLGGVDIVVANAGIAPVGLQDGGPDAWRDVIDVNLTGVWNTIQVSYPTLVEQGRGGSIVLTSSVAGLSGLGGGNAGGDGYTAAKHGIVGLMRSYAKFLAPHSIRVNSVHPTGVNTPMIVNDTMAEILSQHPDAINAQPNALPVQLTEPVDISNAILWLVSDEARYVTGVTLPVDAGYLLK from the coding sequence ATGAGCAGGCTTGAGGGAAAGATCGCATTCATCACCGGCGCCGGTCGCGGCCAGGGCCGTGCCCACGCCATCCGGTTCGCCGAGGAAGGCGCCGACATCATCGCGGTCGACATCTGCGAACAGATCGCGACCGTGCCGTATCCGCTGGCCACCGCCGACGAGCTGGCGCAGACCGCGAAGGAGGTGGAGGGCCTCGGCCGGCGGATCGTCACGGCGAAGGCGGACGTACGCGACCGCGACGGCCTGCGGGCCGCCTTCGACGACGGCGTACGAAAGCTCGGCGGCGTCGACATCGTGGTCGCCAACGCCGGCATCGCGCCGGTCGGCCTCCAGGACGGCGGCCCCGACGCCTGGCGGGACGTCATCGACGTCAACCTGACCGGCGTCTGGAACACCATCCAGGTCAGCTATCCAACGCTGGTCGAGCAGGGCCGCGGCGGCTCGATCGTGCTGACCAGCTCGGTCGCCGGACTCAGCGGCCTCGGCGGCGGCAACGCCGGAGGCGACGGCTACACGGCGGCCAAGCACGGCATCGTCGGACTGATGCGCAGCTATGCCAAGTTCCTGGCGCCGCACAGCATCCGGGTCAACAGCGTGCATCCGACCGGCGTCAACACGCCGATGATCGTCAACGACACGATGGCCGAGATCCTGTCGCAGCATCCCGACGCCATCAACGCGCAGCCCAACGCGCTGCCGGTGCAGCTGACCGAGCCGGTCGACATCAGCAACGCGATCCTCTGGCTGGTCTCCGACGAGGCGCGATACGTCACCGGCGTGACGCTTCCGGTCGACGCCGGCTATCTGCTCAAGTAG
- a CDS encoding MmcQ/YjbR family DNA-binding protein → MVTVEDVRRVALALPRTTEHVIHDRIKFRVGQIVYVAFSRDETTMGFGFPKEERAALVAAEPAKFFLPKPSELRLRWVESWLAALDQDEMAELVTDAWRMCVPKKVAASVDSLQS, encoded by the coding sequence ATGGTGACCGTCGAGGACGTACGCCGGGTCGCGCTGGCGCTGCCCCGCACCACCGAGCACGTGATCCACGACCGGATCAAGTTCCGGGTCGGCCAGATCGTCTACGTGGCGTTCTCGCGTGACGAGACGACGATGGGTTTCGGCTTCCCCAAAGAGGAGCGTGCCGCGTTGGTGGCCGCCGAGCCGGCGAAGTTCTTCCTGCCCAAGCCGTCGGAGCTGAGGTTGCGGTGGGTCGAGTCCTGGCTGGCCGCGCTGGATCAGGACGAGATGGCCGAGCTGGTCACCGACGCCTGGCGGATGTGCGTACCGAAGAAAGTCGCCGCCAGCGTGGATAGTCTGCAGTCATGA
- a CDS encoding alpha/beta hydrolase-fold protein, producing the protein MNLWKRTAIAAAAAVVATAGLSGSAYGHRPLEFDVSVSPQARTAPVDGRVLVVVTKDGSTDPITQTDIVGGVPFWGRDVDGLRPGRPVSIGMQADVYGHPLSTLDKLPAGDYHVQAFLNTYDTFHRADGPAVKLHMPCGDGQDMFSSPGNLYSTPKLLHLDPRRSGPVPLRLDHIITPASPVPPGGTCQQGNPADSAHVKHVKILSRSLSTFWGRPIYIGANVLLPAGYDENPGVRYPVEYAFGHFSTAAPHGFREDGGNAFSKWWLSASAPRFISVTFREENPFYDSSYMVDSPNVGPYGTATNRELLPEIDKEFRTIAQPWARVTSGGSTGGWESLASLVSYPDVYGGAFTGYPDPVDFHRYQIVDIYNDANGYFVQHEWDQVAKPDSRTPAGDIQYTNADENHYELARGNRDRSEGAWAVWEAVFGPRGADGYPAQVWDKKTGQIDHTVAAQWQSKDIRAYLASHWSTLGPQLRGKIYVYVGDTDTYYLNDAVELLQQQLQSETSPPADATFVYGRAKPHGWSPYTTQQWFDIYAAYVAAHAPAGTAMPWRGHEIAPQAQPSGGIVQTPPSRIPLR; encoded by the coding sequence ATGAATCTCTGGAAAAGAACGGCGATCGCGGCCGCCGCCGCGGTCGTCGCCACGGCCGGCCTGAGCGGCTCCGCGTACGGACACCGGCCGCTGGAGTTCGACGTGTCGGTCTCGCCGCAGGCGCGTACGGCGCCGGTCGACGGCCGCGTCCTCGTCGTGGTGACGAAGGACGGGTCCACCGATCCGATCACCCAGACCGACATCGTCGGCGGCGTCCCGTTCTGGGGACGGGACGTCGACGGTCTGCGGCCCGGCCGGCCGGTGTCGATCGGCATGCAGGCCGACGTGTACGGCCACCCGCTGTCCACTTTGGACAAGCTGCCGGCCGGCGACTATCACGTGCAGGCGTTCCTGAACACCTACGACACCTTCCACCGCGCCGATGGCCCGGCGGTCAAGCTGCACATGCCGTGCGGCGACGGCCAGGACATGTTCTCCTCACCGGGAAACCTTTACAGCACACCGAAACTCCTCCACCTGGACCCGCGCCGCTCGGGTCCGGTGCCGCTGCGGCTCGACCACATCATCACACCGGCCAGCCCGGTGCCGCCGGGTGGCACCTGCCAGCAAGGCAATCCAGCCGACTCGGCGCACGTGAAGCACGTCAAGATCCTCAGCCGCTCGTTGTCGACGTTCTGGGGGCGGCCGATCTACATCGGCGCCAACGTGCTGCTTCCGGCCGGTTACGACGAAAACCCGGGCGTACGCTATCCGGTGGAATACGCGTTCGGCCATTTCAGCACGGCCGCGCCGCACGGATTCCGGGAGGACGGCGGCAACGCGTTTTCGAAGTGGTGGCTGTCGGCGTCGGCGCCACGCTTCATCTCGGTGACTTTCCGCGAGGAGAACCCGTTCTACGACTCGTCCTACATGGTCGACTCCCCCAACGTCGGACCGTACGGCACGGCCACCAACCGTGAGCTGTTGCCGGAGATCGACAAGGAATTCCGCACCATCGCCCAACCCTGGGCCAGGGTCACCTCCGGCGGATCCACCGGTGGCTGGGAATCGTTGGCCAGCCTGGTTTCCTATCCCGACGTGTACGGCGGCGCCTTCACCGGATATCCCGATCCGGTCGACTTCCACCGCTATCAGATCGTCGACATCTACAACGACGCCAACGGTTATTTCGTGCAGCACGAATGGGATCAGGTGGCCAAGCCGGATTCGCGTACGCCGGCCGGCGACATCCAGTACACCAACGCCGACGAGAACCACTACGAGCTGGCGCGCGGCAACCGCGACCGATCCGAAGGCGCCTGGGCGGTCTGGGAGGCGGTGTTCGGCCCGCGCGGCGCCGACGGCTATCCGGCGCAGGTGTGGGACAAGAAGACCGGCCAGATCGACCACACCGTCGCCGCGCAGTGGCAGTCGAAGGACATCCGCGCCTATCTCGCCTCGCATTGGTCGACGCTGGGGCCACAGCTGCGCGGCAAGATCTACGTGTACGTCGGCGACACCGACACGTATTACCTGAACGACGCCGTCGAGCTGCTGCAGCAGCAGCTGCAGTCGGAAACCTCACCGCCGGCCGACGCGACCTTCGTCTACGGCCGCGCCAAACCGCACGGCTGGTCGCCGTACACCACGCAGCAGTGGTTTGACATCTATGCCGCGTACGTCGCCGCGCACGCGCCGGCCGGCACCGCGATGCCGTGGCGCGGCCACGAAATCGCGCCGCAGGCGCAGCCGTCCGGCGGCATCGTCCAAACGCCGCCGTCGCGCATCCCGTTGCGCTGA
- a CDS encoding DUF4037 domain-containing protein codes for MTFIPGLQLSRLFYAEAVRPLLDRHFPGLPHAAARIGSGSEVLGFDTARSADHEWGPRLQVFVADPAPEIGELLSRELPKEFRGYPTHFVPADNEHIRKMAPTDGPVFHRVDIARLTDWMTGALGFDPTAGIGARDWLATPTQRLAEVTGGAVFHDDTGELTAVRSALSWYPDEIWRYVLACGWQRIGQEEAFVGRAGEVGDELGSAVVAARLARELMRLCLLMARVYPPYSKWLGSAFASLPGIEPIRLALTGALAATEWRVRERFLGEAYEMVAARHNELRLTEPLDPRTRPYFSRPFRVIGAGRFVAALHATGSLAGAVDQFVDSTDVLGRSENTRGIVDVVHGA; via the coding sequence GTGACGTTCATTCCGGGTTTGCAGCTCTCGCGTCTGTTCTACGCCGAGGCCGTACGTCCGCTGCTGGACCGGCATTTCCCCGGCCTGCCACACGCGGCGGCGCGGATCGGCTCGGGTTCGGAGGTGCTCGGCTTCGACACCGCGCGCTCGGCCGACCACGAGTGGGGGCCGCGGCTGCAGGTGTTCGTCGCCGACCCCGCGCCGGAGATCGGCGAGCTGCTCTCGCGTGAGCTGCCGAAAGAGTTTCGCGGCTATCCAACGCATTTCGTACCAGCCGACAACGAGCACATCCGCAAGATGGCACCGACCGACGGGCCGGTGTTTCATCGTGTCGACATCGCTCGGTTGACGGACTGGATGACCGGCGCGCTCGGGTTCGACCCCACGGCCGGCATTGGCGCGCGCGACTGGCTTGCCACACCGACCCAGCGGCTCGCCGAGGTGACCGGTGGGGCGGTGTTTCACGACGATACCGGCGAGCTGACCGCCGTACGGTCGGCGCTTTCCTGGTATCCGGACGAAATCTGGCGCTACGTGCTGGCGTGCGGCTGGCAGCGGATCGGTCAGGAGGAGGCGTTCGTCGGCCGCGCCGGTGAGGTCGGCGACGAGCTGGGGTCGGCGGTCGTGGCGGCCAGGCTGGCGCGCGAGCTGATGCGGCTGTGCCTGCTGATGGCGCGGGTTTATCCGCCATACAGCAAATGGCTCGGCAGTGCCTTCGCGAGTTTGCCTGGCATCGAGCCGATTCGGCTGGCTCTGACCGGCGCGCTGGCGGCGACCGAGTGGCGCGTCCGTGAGCGGTTTCTCGGTGAGGCGTACGAAATGGTGGCCGCCAGGCACAACGAGCTGCGGCTGACCGAGCCGCTGGATCCGCGTACGCGGCCATACTTCAGCCGGCCGTTCCGGGTGATCGGCGCCGGGCGCTTTGTGGCCGCGTTGCACGCCACCGGCTCGCTGGCTGGCGCTGTCGACCAGTTCGTGGACAGCACGGACGTGCTCGGCCGGTCCGAAAACACCCGCGGAATCGTAGATGTCGTGCACGGTGCATGA